TTATGGTGGCGGAATATCTTAAGTATCGCCACTTCTATGAAGTCAAAGATAGCCTTTCTAATATGGCGTTGGGCGCTAGTTACCAGGTAAGTGATACGCTGATCTTATTTTTACTGATGCCGGTGTTTATTTGGTTACATCAATTTAGTTTGTTTGAGATCCCGTTCACTGGTTGGACATTGCTGATTGGCTTTATTATTCAAGATTTTCTGTATTACTGGTTCCACCGTGCTTCACATTTTATTCACTGGTTTTGGGTTGCTCATATCGCCCATCATAGCTCAAACAAACTGAATTTTTCGACGGCATTTCGTCAAAGCGTGTTGTACCCAATCACCGGTATGTGGCTGTTTTGGTTACCGATGATTTTAGCGGGCTTTGAGCCAACTATGGTATTTGCGATTGTCGCCCTTAATTTAGCGTTTCAATTTTTTATTCATACGCAAGCGGTGGGTAAATTGGGCTGGATAGAAAAAGTATTTAACACGCCGTCGCACCACAGGGTTCATCATTCAACGAACCGCGAATACATAGATAAGAATTTCGCCGGCATATTAATTATTTGGGACAAAATGTTTGGCACCTTTATCGAAGAAAAAGACGAGGTGCCATGTAAATTTGGTATTGTTGGTGAACTGCCGGGCAATAATCCGATCAAGGCTAATATTGACCAAGGCTTACATATGCTGCGCAAATTAAAACAAGCCAAAGGCTGGCAACAAAAGCGTAGGGTGCTGTTTGGTTATCCAACTCATGAGTAGGGGCTACTAAGGTCTAGCCAAAACTATAGTGATGACTTAACTGGGCTTTAAGGTGTTCGAGAAACTGGTTGTCGGGTTTATCGGCAATCAGTTGTGCTAATTCAG
The nucleotide sequence above comes from Thalassotalea euphylliae. Encoded proteins:
- a CDS encoding sterol desaturase family protein, encoding MSVELILIALSPIFLLFMVAEYLKYRHFYEVKDSLSNMALGASYQVSDTLILFLLMPVFIWLHQFSLFEIPFTGWTLLIGFIIQDFLYYWFHRASHFIHWFWVAHIAHHSSNKLNFSTAFRQSVLYPITGMWLFWLPMILAGFEPTMVFAIVALNLAFQFFIHTQAVGKLGWIEKVFNTPSHHRVHHSTNREYIDKNFAGILIIWDKMFGTFIEEKDEVPCKFGIVGELPGNNPIKANIDQGLHMLRKLKQAKGWQQKRRVLFGYPTHE